GTGTGCCCGAAATCGTTTTTTCAAGAAACGCTTGCTATATACTAGAAGTTTGGAAATATATACCAGAATTATACCAGAAAGTATTTTAGTGGGCAGAAAAAGTAAtggattttcataaaatatttaataaaattataaaatgttaatgttACTTACcttgggaatgcaaaaatacaTACACGATACCAAACAAGATAAAGAAACACATAAAACTTTTTACGTTAAACCTACAGTATTTTGACTGCAGCTGACAGTTACGACAGTtcgcaaagccaacaacaaaaaacacacagaatcTCGTACGTAAGGGTGACTGTAATTGACTGTCATATAAACTGTCGTGCAGTCACCaaatccaacaacaaaatacattgACAGTAGCTTTACTGTTATTGAACCAAAAGAAATTGTTCATTTAACCCACcagaattttttctgtgtaagtAGGTTCAGattatgtatataaaagttaAGTGATGCCCGCGGTCATTTCTGTGCAGGAAAAACCAACTTGGAACGATCTAAATTACCaggaaaaagtaaaagaatACAAAAGTTTCTCTCATCCAATTAGCCCCGTGACCCCGAGCACTTTGTATACATAAGCTAGAAATTAAAGCAAAGGTCAGGCTAAGCGTATCCCcgtatttagatattttatttaggctggaggaaaaataattatttaaagaaggAATGCCACTCCTACACTTGGCATTTACTTAGTCAAAGAAATGTAAGTGTCACGAGTTTGTATTGCTATTACTTTTGGTATTCCTTGGTATATCAAAaagactttaaatatatacaatatattgaatttatttcaacTCGACTAttaattaagaatatatacatcTTTTACAGCGTTGCAAACTACCTGCAAGGACATAAAAATGAGTAGGTTTTAGTGGGTCTGTCGCCCTTATTTTTGATCactgttggaggggggcggctttaagctgaaatgcactcgaaataagaacacggagacttgacggggttttacgcgacgtgcgtcgatgttTATTAGTAAAAGGAGTAATTGGTACTAAACTATACAAAGGAAACtatagctagggagagcggatttgaagctctttggactggaagtcccgaggaagagggagagaaaaggagagcgttcgggatcacactggctcccgaaattaaacgcctttctggcgtgaacaatcacaaataaaataaaataagcctCAGGCTATcgaatttttagaatttcttTCCGAATCCTAATTTATCAAATATGACATCGCTAGAAATGATTTAATTGAATGCAACTTTTGCAGCGAGTGACAGCAGATGCTGCGGGCACCATCGAAACTCATTTGGCGGCCATTATCCGGAAGTTTACAGCCGGAAAAGGCACAAAAGACACAATTTTCGACTCGGCCTGTCTATTGTCTGGCCGCGTGTTTGCCATGCACAGATTTATAGCTTACTCGTAAATCGCTCCTGGGACCGAGAGACGCCTCCCTTGGAGAACTTGAAGCGCAGATGGCCCTGGTCCTCGCCCACCTGGGCGGGATTTCCAGGTTTTATGACagccatttaaatatttgccgtGTGCTCAATGGCTCttcataaaatacattttaattttcgcACAACTTTaatcccacacacacatacacgaattttatttaaaggtaGCAATGGAGCGTAAACAAATTGTGGGCTATATTAAGAATTATATCAATGAAAACGCCGTTGGTCGtgccatttatttattcttttcagTACGCAATCTATCATTCCCTTGGCTCGGCCTTAAATATTGTATTGAACTCGAGTCCACATGACCTCACATCAATATACTTTCCGGCACACAAAATGTTTTCAACttttattcaataaaataaatgcgaAATTTCCAAATACTTGATGGCTTtggcattaaatttaaagttcgaTGGCTTCCCGGAAATGTTGCTTAACTATTTGAATAATTTGGTGCTTGAGTCGCAATACACAAACTCGTGGCGAAAGTATCTCATTTATTTAGTAGGCGGAGTGGGTTATTCTCGTCTTCAGCTCAGATCGAGCGCGCCAGCgagcattttaaaaattcggtCAATCGTCTGGGTGGGCAAAGGCTGACGGAGTTcttgccacgccccctctCGCTGGAAAAGTCGTCCGCCCACCCGTGGCTACTCGGATGGATTTTGAATGCGAAATGACTGAGCAACAATCTCCCGGGTTCTTCTAAATGTCAACCCGCAATTGAGCGGGAAGAGTTTTTGCCAGTGACAGCGGCAAGATAAACAGAAACCCTGCCGCTCGGTTAAGCTGttgcacttggagaaaataTCATGCATTTGTGGTTTGAAATTTAATGAACTTAGTTAGGGTCAAGGAAATATGTTTCTCATGTAGTTGATATATGAAAATTTGTGGATAATGTTGCTTAGGCAGAATATCCGAAGTAAGGATGACTTGAACAATTGATAGATCGATACTGTATCGAACAAAGGTCGATGTATAAGGGAGTGTTTTTACATTGATAAATCGGTCTAAAAGGTAGAGACTAAACTATCATTgattgaaataaatagaaatatattaaaataaaatcgatatatttacaaaacgatacgatatttttcgataaatCAAAGTTCAATAAACAAATACCGATATTTTCGATACGATTATTGTTGTCAATATATTATATTCGACTTTACCTCTagatttacatatgtacatccCTATTTTCAAGTAGTATAATTTTTAGCTcgcttttaataattatttttttttattacgaACTtgtaataaatgtaaattaatcaaattatcTAAATTCTAGTCAAATAAAGAATTTAACAAATCAGCTCGGTAAGTGGgctttcattaaatttattattctagtTAGAAAGTAATATGGCTTCACGATAAAATTCAGTTAGttttagttaaattattttagttttcgaaaaaaaaaaacaaatatttaagttatttcCATGGAAATTATACCTGCTGATTTCCTGTGTAACTGCTAGCTGCTGGCTACCGGCCACCAGGATGGCATTAAACAGTTGCATGCCACTCAACGTGGCCGTATCGCTTTCGCGAGTTTTTGTCGCAGTTTTGCCAAAACGAAAATTACACAGCGAGGCCCACTTTCCGCTTTCCACTTTCCATTTTCCGCTTACACCGAACATCCGTTCGCCCTGGTGATTGTGATTCTGGTTCGATGTGCAGTTAAGCAGAGTTCTGGCAACTGTTGTTGCCGGGGCAATGGCAGTGGCACAAAAAATGCGCCAATCTCAAAGTTGGCAGTTGCTGGTTTTTGTGTTTCGTCGGCGGAAGCATGACAAGCCTGCAAGTATGCTACGCTTTTTGCGCCACAACTTGCGGAGCAGCCAGAGAGAGCCCGCGGCTCGGAGCTCAAGTGGGCCGTACTTGGCCGGTTGCCTGCCCCAATGAAGTTGTTGCCAAGTCGGCAAATGCAGAGCGACTGTTTCGGTGGCCACGGGAAACGACTGTTAATAAgttttggccataaatcaatTGCCAGGCCGACGAAAGTTGGCAATTATGCACAGTTTATCAAAGTTCGCCGGAGCGCATTCGCGTAATTTGTAATTTCTGAATAGTAATCAGTCGTTTTTGCCATATTTTTACTACTTATGAAGATGAAGGGTTGTTTACAACAAGGTATTTCTGTCTGTAATTCTTGTTCGTACCTATTATATAAAAGTATGTTtaagtatgtatatttaaagtcAAAAGATACTTGTaatcctttttaaattttccaccCTAGGCAACTGTCTTGCCTACCTGAACTCTCTTGGAAAATAGCTTGCTGCcataatgtatataaatacCTCTAATTGCACAAGAGTCTGCGTTGATGTACTGATTGAAAAAACCCCCGGCCCTCTGGCTCTGCCCACGCAGTCCTGGCCAATGACGCAAATCACCGCTGAGTGTCTGGCTGGACCGCCTGGAAAAGCCACTGAGAGCCGGCGAGGCGCAACAGTGAATTGGTAAACTTATCACGCAATTAGAGGCCCTCACACCTGGCCATAATTTATGGCCGAGAACAGGAAAGtaggcaaaacaaaaattaaaagctcGCCGAAAAAAGAGCGCGAAGGAGCCCAGTAGCATTATGTTATGCATGGCGGCCACGGCGGACTTGAAAAATGATGTGTACGTTTCCCAACTCCGGAGTAACAAAAGGCAGGCCTCTATTGTTTGTTTCGGGTCTCGCCACGGGGAACTTCAGACTTCCGCAGCCGCCGATACAACAACAGGCCAGCAGCCGGGTAAGATTAATGCGTTACAATAAAAGATGATTTGTTTTTCGGGCCTGCCTGTTAACAATATGCCCGCCAGGGTGAAGAGTCAACAACTGGCGTTGAAAAGCCAAGCGTCGCATTTCCCAGGTGTCCTGCTCCAGGGTTAGCCCCAGGCACACACTGCGTATACGTGTTTTTCGGCTCTCTGAGCTGCATGCAAATTGGCTTGCTTGTGGTTTCGATGATTGGTGTTTAGGCTGTTTGAGCGGCGCAGCCAGGAAAGCCGCCCCGGTCCCGTACAAGGCCGGAACGAAATTGAGCCATTCTGTGCGAACGAGCTGGGCAAATATGGCAATAAATAACCCGGCACCGAAAGTGGATCTTGAGCTGCCAGCGCGCCGCCGTCTTAGATGACACTTATAGGCTTTGCTTGACGTCGTTGGGCTTATTACCTCAAAGGGGAATCAAGTGGCGTTTCACTCATCTTCATATACAGCAGCCTGGCCATATTGGATTTCAAATAGGTGGGGGTTGGTGTGGGGTTTCCGAAAGTATGTGCTTATcagccaaaaaagaaaacatgtaTCCCTTTGCCGATTTTATTCGGTTAAAGGCTTAAAGGTAAAGGGATAATTAAACGAAGAGCTCTGGCAGAGGTGGGGAAATTATGGGAAAGGAATAGCGGCAAGTACATAagctataaaatttaaacttgaaGATTTGGATACAAATAAGGCAATTTTTTACATAAATCGTTAAACACTtgaattaaaaagaaatttacgCAAGGATTTCTTAAGgtttaagaaaaatttaaagaagtTATAATCTTTTTGTAAGCAGAACTCCAATCGAATTTCCTTAGGGATTCATCAAAGACCAGGGACAGATATTTTTGGGGTTTCAgcaaattaaaaggaaaattgcTTCAATTTATGCGCACTTATGCCACATCACAGTTTTGTCAACTACAACCAGAGAAAAATGTCCATTTCTGATGCGTAGAAGATTTCccaaccaaaaaaaaggattccCTGTGACGAGGTTGTACGGCTGCTCCTCCATATTTCCTGATGACTCATCGAAATTATGGGCGGGCAGCTTGTGCTGTCGCCATATCAACAGGTTGCTCTCCGCGCGCGGCCCAACTCAAGACGGATGACGGAATCGGGGACGGAATGAGGCTCGAGTCCGGGTATTTGCGTCATCATTGCGAGTGGAAAAATGGTGAAGGGCTGCCGTAATAATCTGCAATGCTCTGGAATTGTGAATCCCCAGGAATCGAGTAAACAGATAAAACGGTCTGGCCTCCGCCAATGTCTGCCTCGTGTCGCGGCAGACATTTATGCAAATGGGCGTCTTCGCTCAATGAATAGCGCAGAGACACAGCTCTTGCCGAGGACAATACATTCAATTACCAAGGACTGCGCCAAGACGAACAACCGCAGCCGCAGCCTTGCCTTGGTTACGTGTTTGCTCTTCCCGCCTGCTGTCACGGGCATAAATGACTTTtgtcctgctgctgcactgAGATTGCGGCTGCTTCAAGTCCTTGCTGTTAACACCAATTACAAGACACAACACGACAGGatgctggagctggagcaagTAGTTCCGCCGCCCCATTTCTTTTTCCCCCCGAAGTCGGGTAGCCAAACCACCCTTCTGCCTGCTGGCAGTTTTCAACTCAATTTATGAAAACTCCACCCCTGGAGAAGGACCCATTTTTGCCTCCTTGGCGTCAATGGTCTATGCGTAAATTGCACGCCAAGGAACGGAATCTCCGGCTGATAAGGGATCAGGCGAATAAACTGGAGCAAATTGATGCCAGACCAACTGGCGGCAGACAGCCGATAAGTCGCCTAATGTCGGCCTGCAGTATTTATGGCATATTCGAAGGCTTTCCATCGGGATTCGGGCTTAGCACTTGAAGTCTGTTAAATTGGTTGGTATTTATCGGGTGGTATTACACCCCATCGaatattattagaaatattGTTCTGTATATAAAGCCCATCCTTCTTTGCTGCCTAAAAGAAAATTGcaagaaacaaatttttaaagataaatttgtattattttctacatattaattaattgagaggttataataaaatattttaaataaactacaaaatatttcATCCAATAAAATAACGATTTTTCACTAAAAACTCAGCACTTTGTAGTGTAGTACCATCTTAAAGTCAACCCAAAAATAGATCCAACCACCCGACAAAAGTCTCATAGACTCCCAGTCATGTTACGAGGGCTATTTTCCGTTTCTGGTTAGCTGGAAGCCCCAGGCACCGACTGTGCTCGTAAATGCTTTGGTCATTAGCCATGGCGTGAAAACCAATAAACGCGACGGGCCTATAGGGGGAAAGCTGGAGCAAAGCGGACCGCAAAAAGACAAGCTCGCAAAAATtgcaatcaaatcaaaaactacaaaacaaaagcaaaatgcCTTTATGATATGGCCATAAAAGCAGACCAGGCTGTCCCAACAATGGGCCAATTTGCGGCgcccaataaaaataataaaaatattgcaacTTTTATTAAAGCCAACCATTTTGGCCACACACTCAGTGTAAGCTCTTTAGTCACTTGTTTGTCTGTCCCTCTTGTTTACGTTTGCCCTCTCGCATTCTTTTCTCCGTTGCGGCACGTTTATGAGTTATTATCGGGACAGTGAGTGCCGTCCAGTGTGCCTGTGGTTTGAAGTCCGGCGCCACGCCCACTCCCCTTTTCGCATGGCTCGCATTGCACAAGAGGGAGGCTTTAATAACAAACCCTTGATTTATTGTGCCTTTAATGTGGTTTTTGTCTCGCTGTCTGTCTGCTGTGTGCGTTTCTCGCCACtcgtattattattattgatgaTTGGGCCCACTCCCTCACTCTCTCTGGTCAGAAAAACAGGAGTTTGTGTCAGGTGTAAAGGCATTTCAAAGCTTTGATGGGCAGGGATTCCCGCTGGGCTCCATAAATCATTCGCTGGGGGCTGTCAACCAGAAATTTTGGATTATTATTAAACCTAATCCAATATCCTTTCCTATCCCATTTGGTTGGACTTTATATTTCGagaaactttttaataaatttccataaatCGAAATGCAATCGAGTCCTTTGGCTCAATGTAATGACCTCCGAAACGGTTTTCCAATGAATTTCCCTCGTAAATGTGTAATCCACATACTAAATATGAAAGCTTCCTGCCATTTAATTCAGTTCTCGGCCATGCTTTTTACACTTCAGAGCGCCTGCACTGGTATAACTTTCCACATCGCACATACGCCCCATTGCCCATTACGCATTCGCCCAGTGGTAATCATTTCTGTAAACTGTTTTCGATCCCCGCCTCCTGCGGTCATCCCGCCATCCCACATGACCAGCATTCCGAGCACGTAAGGAGACCTTTTCGCCCCTTTGATGCCATTCAGAGAGCAGGATACAAATGGCCGTCCGAGCGACAACTTGACTTGACTCGTCTGTCAGGCGGCAAAACAAATGGAAGAGCGTCAAAGCCGCAGAGGAACTATTTATATGCTGCCCCAGGCGTGGTCGAGAAGGCGGTGGATTTCGATGTGTAAATGCGAGTTACCGATGGATGAATAGATGGATAGATGGATGGATGAAGCGATGGATGGATCGCGTTTATAGGAAACATATTCCGGCGCATTGTCTGCATCTGCGGTGCGTCTTCGCCTTGATTAATCGACAGCCGGCGGACACTGCCGTCGGGTTTTTTGCAGTGCCAGCAAAAGGAATCTCAGTCAACAGAGCCGGCATAATTCCACGTGCCCGTCGCGTTCCTAAGTTTCCTCCTCTAATTGGCAGAAACTTTCTTGTGGCAACTAGCAGCACCCACACACGCGTTCGCACCACTGCTATCTCAGCTGCGAGACGCACGGATGGGCAAGCAAATCCCCCCACCCCAGACCAGGACGACTCCATCACCTTCGTGGCTGGTCGCCCCTCCCCAGGCTCCTCCTGTGAGTAATGTTGTTGCTTGTGTTGCTAAATGCCAACGATGACGGGGAGGGGAGCAGGGGTGGAGGACGGGAATGCGTCACAGGACGATGATGATAATGGCCTCGTTGCCATTACTTTGTTTAGCTGCCTGCTGGCGCAGCTCCTCCTAGGGTGTGCGGCTGTTGTTGCTTCCAGCTTGTTGGCTTAATTGATTTAGCTGAAGCTGCACAGAGTTTAATAGTTTCTCATCATTTATGTGGCAACCGAGCACACTCTGCTCGGCCTTGCCTCGGGTTCACTTTATTTGGCGGGCCGTTTAATTTCCTCCAGCACTGTGCTACACATTTCAACGCGCTGACAGGGCAAACCGGTTGTGGGACATCTACTCCCATCGCATGCAATCGAGCCGGGCTATTGAGTCAACGACAAATGAGACCAATGGTCAACCTCCCTGCGGAGCTCGGATTGCCAACTGACGCCTCACAGCCATGAATGGCGTTTTATCTAATCCGCGGCAAAACAGCGCGCCACGGGTAGACGCCGGCAGTTGGTGCATTTAAAAAgccatttcaattatttatgagCAGATTAGGCATTAAGAAATTTCAAGAATCTGGTCTGGATGCTAGAGTCAGGGAGAGAGTGTCGATTCGCAGGCTTAACCGACTCATTCGATGCTCTTCAAAGACTGAGAATATACATACtaacttaatttatataaGGGATTGGTTATAGTTTATCAAAAACatgcttttatttctttaattgttGAATTATacgaatatttaaatattttcagtaaagatatttctttattggttTATTGGGATACGGTTTTTAAAGTGAACTTTTCGTATAAGAAACTCTTTAAGCTATAAGTAgacttatttaaattataatgtttttattttaagctcatttcttataatatattttatggacAGCATTAATAGCATCCATTTATCTTGTAAGTGATAttgattattaataaataattgatttaattgtTCCAGAGATTAAAACTTATCGAAACACAAAGTGTTAATACATTTCCCAAATGGTATTTCAATGTTTTCGATTTGTTTACATCACCCTTGGACCTTCTTCTGCGGAGCGGAACCTTGGCTGACAAGAACTCCATTTATGGCCCGTATCAATCAAGAGGCCAAGATCAGGTGTAATTCTAACTGCGTCTTGGCCGGCTGCTCGGACCTCTGGTGCACATTACACACATTAACGCGATCATTGTCTCTCGCAATTGCTGTTGCCGCAATTAGCGTTGGTAGCACTTGATTTATGCAGCTGCCATGCAAAGTGGCAGCAGCTTCCAAGTATAGACAATGCCGCCGATCGCAATTAATCAGCGCTCTCGCACTCCTCGCAGTATAAAAGCGGGCCTAGGGCATTGCCAACAGAGTCAGTCCCGCCGTGGAAGCAGTCGAGCACGGACTTGAAGGGATTAGCAACTCTATAGGATGCGAACTACAGTGGTGAGTGTGTGCGGACCATGAATGGCAGGAGATGCCTCATTTGGACTTTACCCTACAGCTTCTTTTGCTGGGCCTACTGGCCATCGGTTTCTTGGAGCAGGGAGCTGGCCATGTCGTGCCCCTAGTTCTGCCGGCAGCTGGCACCTATCTTCTGTCTCCCCCGGGACAAGTACTCCTCCTCGTGCAGCCCCCACCCCCGGAAGATGATGGGTCCTACAAGCCGCCCTCGAGCGCTGAAGATGGCCTTTGGAAGCCGCAGCCTGGCCTGGAGGGCGAGTACTCCGAGCCGGAACTGAGCCAGAGTGGTAGTGGAAGCGTCAGCGGCGTTGAAGCCGCCGAAGGGGCTTCCCTGAGCACCGATAGTTCTGGATCGGCCGTTGCCCAAGATGCCACGGCGTCTACCGCCGAAGCTGGCGGAGCTGGAGGAGCCGGACAGGCGGGTCAAGGGGGTGCCATTCTCGGAGGAGCtggaggtggtggtggaggtggtggcggtggcagcgccggcggtggtggtggcggcggaggGGGCGGTGGTGGCGGAACAGCCACATCCGGCCAGAGTGGCGACAACGGCCAGCCGGGAGCACCGAGTCCGGCGGGAGCCCAGCCCGATGGAGAGGATGGCGCTGATGGCGCCGATGGGCCCGACGGCCCCGATGGCTCGAAGGGTGGAAAGGGCGGGAAGGGTGGAAAAGGAGCGCGCAATGGagccggcggaggaggaggagccggaGGAGCTGCGCCCCAGCCAGCGCCGGCAGTGATTCCAGTCCAGGCCGTGTTGGTACCCGCTCCCGTCTGGGCCGATCCAGAGGTGAACCTAGTGTAAGTCCTTAGATAATCCATCGAGTTCCTTTGCTcacgcattttatttatttccagtcACGCTGCGTAGATGCAGGTCGACCTTGTGCCATTTGTGTTAACCCCTTCCGGAAGCCGATTGAGTTCCCCTTAGTCTTAACGCTAGTCAATGTTTTCGGAGCTCACACTTACCCTAAGCTAAGGCAAGCGAATATTAAAGTTCGATTACAAAGCACTGGTCGCAGGGCTTTAATTGTTTCACACGTCGCCAGTCGGGCAATAAAGGTCACGGGTCAAAGGCAGCTTCCATAATGGAATCGGGACGGATATCTAAATTCGAAATGaatgaatattaaaacaaCATCAGCATCCGCCAATTACAGGCCGTGTTGTTTGAAAGCTTTGACAGCAGCTTTCAGATGTCGGGTTTGGCTTAGAAGCCCGCATAAATTATGCCCGAAAGTAGGCAATTCCATTTACATATGCTTTTTCCTAGCCGTGTTTCCAGGCGAAAATGCTAATTGCACCGTCAATCAGTTGATGTTAATTTTGAAAGCGGAAAAACATACGCATATCCCGGGGCCAAAATGCAAATACCCGAATTTCTACTCTGTGTCGAGTGTGTGGGCTGCAACTCTTAATATTCAGGCGGGAAAAAGGTCAAGTAAATTCCACACTAGGCAACTTTGTGACCTTTCCGGATACCTTCCATTAATGTTTTCGACACATTTTGCTCAGCTATCTTTATTCGTGcgacattttccttttttgtccGCTCAGAAGGGCTTCTTATTATGTCGGTTTCCCCGCTCGAGCATTTGGCGCGAAACGTTAGAAATCGAATTTCCTGATGTGCAACAATAAGTCTCCGCTTGCCGTGTGTGCTTTCACTCTTTGGAATGGAGCAGGGGCCAAGGAGGGTTTTCTTTGAAATCGCATCAAAGTGGATAAGTGCAGCCGTGACAAAGTATCTGAAAGTACTTATTCCCGGTTTCGTTATTCGCTGACTTAAAGTGGATTGCTTAGAAAAAGGATGATCAATGTGAAAAGACAAAAACAAGGCAAGTGCTTTGCAAATGTTTGCCAAAATTTAAGCTTTGAGTGGGGGGAAAATGCAGAGAAAAGTCAGGCATATTGATAAGGGAAGACATTATGTCTATGTATTTAATGTTTGATTTCCACAACCCTTCTGAAAGAAAAAACGTCATAACTTGAATACTTTAAATAGTTAACCTTAATTAATGTGGAATACCTGTCATTATTCAGATAATTATTTCTCCTTAAATTTCTCATACATAATCTCATAGATTCCAAACAATATACAAATGTGCCTTAATAATGTTTCCAGAGTATCTGCAATACGGCTTCCTTGCTCCCATATGAATAGATCGTTCTTAGAATTTCCTGTTAGTTTTGCCTTTGGGTCTGCATAATATTATAAGTAGGTGTTGGTGCCTCTCACAGACATACACTTtgttttaataacaattacCAATATATCTCGACACTCCTGGTATTGCAACATGTATTCAAAGCAGATCAATTAGGCCATAAATTAACGCCTCaaccataaattaaattgatgcAAAACATAAAAGCCATTTGaccaaaaatatgcaaaatgcaCCTCTTGCAACGCCCaccataataataaataaaaccataaCGAAAATAAAGACAACAGCCTGGCTAGAGCGATGCCAGAATGCTGGGCCCCAAATCGCTTATGGATTGTGTTCGCTTAAGGCTTGTTTGCTCAACGGCTCCGTGGTGCTGCCAAGTCTGGGCCCTGGGCGGAGGGCCAAATGCCACACAACTGGCCACAGTTCTGCCCAAACCGCAACGGCCTGGGATCGAGTTGCCCAACAGCCTGGCATGCAAAATGAAATTCTTCGattcaaatgaaattttgAAAGCTCGGAATGAGAAGTGAGTGCAAATCAGTGCACTTGCGGCACTTGCAATAATAATGTTTGGCCAGAATTAGTTGAGTCGGGCATGCGGCTGCCGCAATGAATGCCGCCGTTGCACATTCACTTTTGGCTGCACCGGACCACGCCCCAGCACTGGTGGTCAGTGGGGATTGACCAGGCCACCGCTACCGTTTTGCTGGGTGCCAAATATTCTGAACCACGGATAAACAATCGCATGGCGGATAAATCTGACAATTTCGGCTTTTATGCACTGCATGGcgtgtaattaaattaaccgcCGGGTCAGTAACCGGAGCGAAGCCACCGACCACTCAAGCCCCACCTGCCCCGAAGGTCGAATTCGATTCTAGACTGGGTTTTGAGCACCTATGCCGAGGGTATTGCCATTTTGGCAAGCCTTTTGTAAGTTCTATTAGCTGCTACTCATGAAAAGTTAACGATGaattaaaaagaagaaaagagtTTAAAAACAGACACCATATCCTGTAAAAGGTAGAATGTTAATATATCAAagttttgtttaatgtttcGACCTATACCTACATTTTTGTATGAACAAtctcaaaaaattttgaacCTAAAGAAAGATTTTGAAGACtttattaaatcattttacAAAGCGTTTACTATatcataaatataacaaattattaagCTTAATATTGACAACGGATTATACATATGTGGACAAAGGTTCCTGTTACAAGGTTCCTTGCCTGGAAATTTTAACTCCCTTCGTATGTCGA
Above is a genomic segment from Drosophila kikkawai strain 14028-0561.14 chromosome 3R, DkikHiC1v2, whole genome shotgun sequence containing:
- the LOC108071275 gene encoding uncharacterized PE-PGRS family protein PE_PGRS20, whose protein sequence is MRTTVLLLLGLLAIGFLEQGAGHVVPLVLPAAGTYLLSPPGQVLLLVQPPPPEDDGSYKPPSSAEDGLWKPQPGLEGEYSEPELSQSGSGSVSGVEAAEGASLSTDSSGSAVAQDATASTAEAGGAGGAGQAGQGGAILGGAGGGGGGGGGGSAGGGGGGGGGGGGGTATSGQSGDNGQPGAPSPAGAQPDGEDGADGADGPDGPDGSKGGKGGKGGKGARNGAGGGGGAGGAAPQPAPAVIPVQAVLVPAPVWADPEVNLVHAA